CATCGAACCGGGTATGGCAAAGCCGGGCTCTTCGGGGTCGTCCAGATCGGGCTCTTCCATGCCATAGGCGTCGGCGGTCAGCGCCAGCATCGCGGCGATGCCGCCGTCCTCTCGGCTCATCGGTTCGATCAGCAGGAACAGCGCACCGGTCGCAAGGGTCGAGCCGACCATGTAATACAGCGCCCCCGCCAGCATCGCCTGCCCGCCGCCCGCCTGCGCAAAGCCGGTGATGCCCAGCACGGTGCCCGACGAGATCAGCACCAGAAAGGCCGCCATCCGTCCAAGGCCCTGATTGGACAGCACACCGACCATGCCGAACAGGATCGTCGCCATGCCGCTGAAGATCAGCAGTTCCGCCCCGAACCCGGCCGAGGGGCCGGCGCCCTCGCCAAACAGCAGCATCGACAGCCGCAGGATCACATAGACCCCGACCTTGGTCATGATCGCGAACATCGCCCCCACCGGCGCGGCGGCGGCCATGTAGGTGGTGGGCAGCCAGAAGGACAGCGGCCAGCTGCCGCCCTTGATCAGGAAGGCCACGCTCAGCAGCGCGACACCGGCATGGAACAGCGGCCGGTCTCCCTCGGGGATGGATGAGACCAGATTGGCCAGATGCGCCATGTTCAGCGTGCCGGTGACGCCATAGATCAGGCTGACGCCCAGCAGGAACAGCAGCGATCCGGTCAGGTTGATGGCGATGTAATGCAGCCCCGCGCGGATGCGCAACTGCCCCGAGCCATGCAGCAGCAGGCCATAGGACGCCGCCAGCAGAACCTCGAAGAACACGAACAGGTTGAACAGGTCGCCGGTCAGGAAGGCCCCGTTCAGCCCCATCAGCAGGAACTGGAACAGCGAATGGAAATGCTGTCCCTGCCGCTGCCATCCGGCGGTGGC
The Paracoccus alcaliphilus DNA segment above includes these coding regions:
- a CDS encoding monovalent cation/H+ antiporter subunit D — translated: MNEMNAHLIIAPILIPFIAGAVMLLYDDRQRKAKMWLSLLSAAALLVVSIQLLDRAKDAGLSDTGAMGFYLLGDWMAPWGIVLVIDRLAAVMLLLTALLAIPALIYATAGWQRQGQHFHSLFQFLLMGLNGAFLTGDLFNLFVFFEVLLAASYGLLLHGSGQLRIRAGLHYIAINLTGSLLFLLGVSLIYGVTGTLNMAHLANLVSSIPEGDRPLFHAGVALLSVAFLIKGGSWPLSFWLPTTYMAAAAPVGAMFAIMTKVGVYVILRLSMLLFGEGAGPSAGFGAELLIFSGMATILFGMVGVLSNQGLGRMAAFLVLISSGTVLGITGFAQAGGGQAMLAGALYYMVGSTLATGALFLLIEPMSREDGGIAAMLALTADAYGMEEPDLDDPEEPGFAIPGSMTVLGIGFVFCVLVLSGTPPLAGFIGKVAMISALLDATNLPPNLAWAFAGLLIVSGFATLIGLARIGIQSFWASDGMAPRVPAQEVGPVIALMAMVLLLSVKAQDSLRYMEETASALNMPRSYAYGVFSAPRAGEAPDNTAVADVEEVGGDNGAAQAGEVSE